One segment of Panicum virgatum strain AP13 chromosome 3K, P.virgatum_v5, whole genome shotgun sequence DNA contains the following:
- the LOC120697158 gene encoding ras-related protein RABA2a-like, whose protein sequence is MAGRRAEEEYDYLFKVVLIGDSGVGKSNLLSRFTRNEFCLESKSTIGVEFATRTLHVEGKIIKAQIWDTAGQERYRAITSAYYRGALGAVLVYDVSKPTTFENISRWLKELRDHADSNIRIMLVGNKTDLRHLRAVTRENAQNFAEAEGLSYIETSALEATNVEEAFQLILGDIYRAISKKPVASDESGAGAAGGVKEGKTINVAAGDSAAEKKQCCSA, encoded by the exons AtggccgggcggcgcgcggaggaggagtaCGACTACCTCTTCAAGGTGGTGCTCATCGGGGACTCCGGCGTCGGCAAGTCCAACCTGCTCTCCCGCTTCACCCGCAACGAGTTCTGCCTCGAGTCCAAGTCCACCATCGGCGTCGAGTTCGCAACGCGAACGCTCCAT GTTGAGGGCAAGATCATCAAGGCACAGATCTGGGACACGGCAGGCCAAGAGCGGTACCGGGCGATCACGAGTGCCTACTACCGTGGAGCCCTTGGTGCGGTCCTCGTCTATGATGTGAGCAAGCCCACCACCTTCGAGAACATCAGCCGGTGGCTCAAGGAGCTGCGCGACCATGCCGATTCCAACATCAGAATCATGCTCGTCGGCAACAAGACTGACCTCAGACACCTCCGGGCTGTCACCAGAGAGAATGCCCAGAACTTTGCAGAGGCAGAAGGCCTGTCCTACATTGAGACGTCTGCGCTGGAGGCGACAAATGTTGAGGAGGCATTCCAGCTGATCCTGGGCGACATTTATCGTGCCATCAGCAAAAAACCCGTGGCGTCGGATGAGTCTGGGGCCGGGGCTGCTGGAGGTGTCAAGGAAGGCAAGACGATCAACGTTGCAGCCGGTGACAGTGCTGCTGAAAAGAAGCAATGCTGCTCAGCTTAG
- the LOC120697160 gene encoding ras-related protein RABD2c-like isoform X1, with amino-acid sequence MSSNSIEYDYLFKLLLIGDSSVGKSCLLLRFADDSYVDTYISTIGVDFKIRTVELDGKTVKLQIWDTAGQERFRTITSSYYRGAHGIIIVYDVTDMDSFNNIKQWLSEIDRYANDSVCKLLVGNKCDLVDSKVVDTETAKAFADSLGIPFIETSAKESINVEEAFLTMSSEIKKRMATQPSVERRPTVHVHMKGQPIQQKSSCCSS; translated from the exons ATGAGCAGCAACAGCATCGAGTA CGATTACCTCTTCAAGCTGCTCCTCATCGGCGACTCATCCGTCGGCAAgtcctgcctcctcctccggttCGCT GACGATTCGTATGTTGACACTTACATCAGTACCATCGGTGTTGATTTC AAAATTCGAACTGTCGAGCTCGATGGAAAGACAGTCAAGCTACAGATT TGGGACACAGCAGGCCAAGAAAGGTTCAGGACAATCACAAGCAGTTACTACCGAGGAGCTCATGGAATCATT ATTGTATATGACGTTACGGACATGGACAGCTTCAATAACATCAAGCAGTGGCTGAGTGAGATTGATAGGTATGCCAATGACAGTGTATGCAAGCTGCTAGTTGGGAACAAGTGTGATTTGGTCGATAGTAAGGTTGTTGATACCGAAACAGCAAAG GCTTTTGCGGATTCATTAGGAATTCCCTTTATTGAGACAAGTGCAAAGGAATCCATCAATGTTGAGGAAGCTTTCCTAACCATGTCATCAGAAATAAAGAAAAG GATGGCAACCCAACCGAGCGTGGAGAGAAGACCCACCGTCCACGTTCACATGAAAGGGCAGCCAATACAGCAGAAGAGCAGCTGCTGCTCGTCATAA
- the LOC120697160 gene encoding ras-related protein RABD1-like isoform X2, which translates to MSSNSIEYDYLFKLLLIGDSSVGKSCLLLRFADDSYVDTYISTIGVDFKIRTVELDGKTVKLQIWDTAGQERFRTITSSYYRGAHGIIIVYDVTDMDSFNNIKQWLSEIDRYANDSVCKLLVGNKCDLVDSKVVDTETAKAFADSLGIPFIETSAKESINVEEAFLTMSSEIKKRYESYIKLC; encoded by the exons ATGAGCAGCAACAGCATCGAGTA CGATTACCTCTTCAAGCTGCTCCTCATCGGCGACTCATCCGTCGGCAAgtcctgcctcctcctccggttCGCT GACGATTCGTATGTTGACACTTACATCAGTACCATCGGTGTTGATTTC AAAATTCGAACTGTCGAGCTCGATGGAAAGACAGTCAAGCTACAGATT TGGGACACAGCAGGCCAAGAAAGGTTCAGGACAATCACAAGCAGTTACTACCGAGGAGCTCATGGAATCATT ATTGTATATGACGTTACGGACATGGACAGCTTCAATAACATCAAGCAGTGGCTGAGTGAGATTGATAGGTATGCCAATGACAGTGTATGCAAGCTGCTAGTTGGGAACAAGTGTGATTTGGTCGATAGTAAGGTTGTTGATACCGAAACAGCAAAG GCTTTTGCGGATTCATTAGGAATTCCCTTTATTGAGACAAGTGCAAAGGAATCCATCAATGTTGAGGAAGCTTTCCTAACCATGTCATCAGAAATAAAGAAAAG ATATGAAAGCTACATAAAGCTCTGTTAg
- the LOC120697157 gene encoding tubulin-folding cofactor E-like isoform X2, whose amino-acid sequence MAAAAAGEFRLSQHVHAAGDPLRVGTVRYLGPVEGHSGEWVGVDWDDGTGGRHDGSVAGRRYFVAAGERSASFARPTALSEGISLPDALRLRYRVEDFTKEEQDEMYVFSTSQKRVSVEFVGQNKVQEKLKNFNDLNSASVSYMGVSSIGPPDELKSLVPNLRLLDLTGNLFSQWQDISTLCQTLESLEVLNLTNNTMENDIIESPMLYNIRILVLNNCGVTWELVEKFKVSFTRLNELHLMSNKLKMIMTPDGKFVQGFNTLRLLNLEDNNIDSWDEIVKLSYLKCLEQLHLNKNRIKHVKYPSNLPSYGRLDDASAVPFENLQVLLLGSNEIEDFSSVDSLNLFPSLRDVRLSDNPIADPAKGGAPRFVLVARLGKVKILNGSEVSPRERRESEIRYVRLVMGKMQSNDQEEIKRLHPRFAELKTFHGIEDEKPTSSTSGPQKMSSGLINITLKCVGASMGEKQPLTKKLPPTTTVGKLKSLCESFFKLKDMRVKLFVEEGCPLPQLLEEDTASLMELGIGSGASIVVDEES is encoded by the exons atggccgccgccgccgccggcgaattCCGCCTGAGCCAGCACGTGCACGCCGCCGGAGACCCCCTCCGGGTAGGCACGGTGCGGTACCTCGGACCCGTCGAGGGTCATTCCGGAGAGTGGGTCGGCGTCGACTGGGACGATGGCACCGGGGGGCGGCACGACGGCTCGGTCGCCGGCCGCAGATACTTCGTCGCCGCGGGGGAGCGCTCGGCCTCCTTCGCGCGCCCCACTGCGCTCAGCGAAGGGATCTCGCTCCCGGACGCGCTCCGCCTCCGCTACCGCGTCGAGGACTTCACCAAGGAGGAACAGG ATGAAATGTATGTCTTCTCAACAAGCCAGAAGCGTGTGTCAGTTGAATTCGTTGGCCAGAACAAGGTTCAGGAGAAGCTCAAGAACTTCAACGACCTCAACAGTGCATCAGTCTCCTACATGGGAGTAAGCTCAATTGGACCACCAGATGAACTCAAGAGTTTGGTTCCAA ACCTCAGGCTTCTTGATTTAACTGGGAATCTGTTCTCGCAATGGCAA GATATATCGACTCTTTGTCAAACTCTGGAATCTCTAGAAGTTCTTAATTTGACAAACAATACCATGGAGAATGATATCATAGAAAGTCCAATGCTATATAATATCCGTATTTTGGTTCTCAACAACTGTGGAGTAACATGGGAACTG GTTGAAAAATTTAAAGTCTCATTTACACGTCTCAACGAACTCCATCTGATGTCGAATAAGCTGAAGATGATCATG ACTCCAGATGGAAAATTTGTGCAAGGTTTCAATACATTGCGGCTCTTGAATTTGGAGGACAATAATATTGATTCATGGGATGAAATTGTGAAATTATCTTATTTAAAATG TTTGGAACAACTCCATTTGAACAAAAACAGGATCAAGCATGTAAAGTATCCATCTAATCTTCCATCATATGGACGTCTTGATGATGCATCTGCTGTGCCATTTGAAAATCTGCAAGTCCTTTTGTTAG GTTCTAATGAGATCGAGGACTTTTCTTCAGTTGATTCTCTTAACCTCTTCCCAAGTTTAAGG GATGTCAGGCTTTCTGATAATCCTATAGCCGATCCTGCCAAGGGTGGTGCTCCTCGATTCGTGCTTGTTGCTCGGCTTGGCAAAGTTAAAATACTAAATGGCAGTGAG GTAAGCCCACGTGAACGGAGGGAATCAGAAATACG ATATGTTCGCCTTGTTATGGGAAAAATGCAATCAAATGACCAAGAAGAGATCAAACGGCTGCACCCTAG ATTTGCTGAACTGAAGACCTTTCATGGTATTGAAGATGAGAAACCAACTTCAAGCACATCAGGCCCCCAAAAGATGTCTTCGGGTCTTATAA ATATCACCTTGAAATGTGTGGGGGCATCTATGGGTGAAAAGCAACCATTGACAAAGAAGCTGCCTCCTACGACAACC GTCGGGAAGTTGAAATCGTTGTGCGAGAGCTTCTTTAAACTGAAGGACATGAGAGTGAAACTATTTGTCGAGGAG GGATGCCCCCTACCACAACTCCTGGAGGAGGACACGGCTTCTCTGATGGAGCTTGGGATCGGTTCGGGAGCAAGCATCGTTGTGGACGAAGAGAGCTAG
- the LOC120697157 gene encoding tubulin-folding cofactor E-like isoform X1: MAAAAAGEFRLSQHVHAAGDPLRVGTVRYLGPVEGHSGEWVGVDWDDGTGGRHDGSVAGRRYFVAAGERSASFARPTALSEGISLPDALRLRYRVEDFTKEEQDEMYVFSTSQKRVSVEFVGQNKVQEKLKNFNDLNSASVSYMGVSSIGPPDELKSLVPNLRLLDLTGNLFSQWQDISTLCQTLESLEVLNLTNNTMENDIIESPMLYNIRILVLNNCGVTWELVEKFKVSFTRLNELHLMSNKLKMIMTPDGKFVQGFNTLRLLNLEDNNIDSWDEIVKLSYLKCLEQLHLNKNRIKHVKYPSNLPSYGRLDDASAVPFENLQVLLLGSNEIEDFSSVDSLNLFPSLRDVRLSDNPIADPAKGGAPRFVLVARLGKVKILNGSEVSPRERRESEIRYVRLVMGKMQSNDQEEIKRLHPRFAELKTFHGIEDEKPTSSTSGPQKMSSGLINITLKCVGASMGEKQPLTKKLPPTTTVGKLKSLCESFFKLKDMRVKLFVEEQGCPLPQLLEEDTASLMELGIGSGASIVVDEES, translated from the exons atggccgccgccgccgccggcgaattCCGCCTGAGCCAGCACGTGCACGCCGCCGGAGACCCCCTCCGGGTAGGCACGGTGCGGTACCTCGGACCCGTCGAGGGTCATTCCGGAGAGTGGGTCGGCGTCGACTGGGACGATGGCACCGGGGGGCGGCACGACGGCTCGGTCGCCGGCCGCAGATACTTCGTCGCCGCGGGGGAGCGCTCGGCCTCCTTCGCGCGCCCCACTGCGCTCAGCGAAGGGATCTCGCTCCCGGACGCGCTCCGCCTCCGCTACCGCGTCGAGGACTTCACCAAGGAGGAACAGG ATGAAATGTATGTCTTCTCAACAAGCCAGAAGCGTGTGTCAGTTGAATTCGTTGGCCAGAACAAGGTTCAGGAGAAGCTCAAGAACTTCAACGACCTCAACAGTGCATCAGTCTCCTACATGGGAGTAAGCTCAATTGGACCACCAGATGAACTCAAGAGTTTGGTTCCAA ACCTCAGGCTTCTTGATTTAACTGGGAATCTGTTCTCGCAATGGCAA GATATATCGACTCTTTGTCAAACTCTGGAATCTCTAGAAGTTCTTAATTTGACAAACAATACCATGGAGAATGATATCATAGAAAGTCCAATGCTATATAATATCCGTATTTTGGTTCTCAACAACTGTGGAGTAACATGGGAACTG GTTGAAAAATTTAAAGTCTCATTTACACGTCTCAACGAACTCCATCTGATGTCGAATAAGCTGAAGATGATCATG ACTCCAGATGGAAAATTTGTGCAAGGTTTCAATACATTGCGGCTCTTGAATTTGGAGGACAATAATATTGATTCATGGGATGAAATTGTGAAATTATCTTATTTAAAATG TTTGGAACAACTCCATTTGAACAAAAACAGGATCAAGCATGTAAAGTATCCATCTAATCTTCCATCATATGGACGTCTTGATGATGCATCTGCTGTGCCATTTGAAAATCTGCAAGTCCTTTTGTTAG GTTCTAATGAGATCGAGGACTTTTCTTCAGTTGATTCTCTTAACCTCTTCCCAAGTTTAAGG GATGTCAGGCTTTCTGATAATCCTATAGCCGATCCTGCCAAGGGTGGTGCTCCTCGATTCGTGCTTGTTGCTCGGCTTGGCAAAGTTAAAATACTAAATGGCAGTGAG GTAAGCCCACGTGAACGGAGGGAATCAGAAATACG ATATGTTCGCCTTGTTATGGGAAAAATGCAATCAAATGACCAAGAAGAGATCAAACGGCTGCACCCTAG ATTTGCTGAACTGAAGACCTTTCATGGTATTGAAGATGAGAAACCAACTTCAAGCACATCAGGCCCCCAAAAGATGTCTTCGGGTCTTATAA ATATCACCTTGAAATGTGTGGGGGCATCTATGGGTGAAAAGCAACCATTGACAAAGAAGCTGCCTCCTACGACAACC GTCGGGAAGTTGAAATCGTTGTGCGAGAGCTTCTTTAAACTGAAGGACATGAGAGTGAAACTATTTGTCGAGGAG CAGGGATGCCCCCTACCACAACTCCTGGAGGAGGACACGGCTTCTCTGATGGAGCTTGGGATCGGTTCGGGAGCAAGCATCGTTGTGGACGAAGAGAGCTAG
- the LOC120697157 gene encoding tubulin-folding cofactor E-like isoform X3: MAAAAAGEFRLSQHVHAAGDPLRVGTVRYLGPVEGHSGEWVGVDWDDGTGGRHDGSVAGRRYFVAAGERSASFARPTALSEGISLPDALRLRYRVEDFTKEEQDEMYVFSTSQKRVSVEFVGQNKVQEKLKNFNDLNSASVSYMGVSSIGPPDELKSLVPNLRLLDLTGNLFSQWQDISTLCQTLESLEVLNLTNNTMENDIIESPMLYNIRILVLNNCGVTWELVEKFKVSFTRLNELHLMSNKLKMIMTPDGKFVQGFNTLRLLNLEDNNIDSWDEIVKLSYLKCLEQLHLNKNRIKHVKYPSNLPSYGRLDDASAVPFENLQVLLLGSNEIEDFSSVDSLNLFPSLRDVRLSDNPIADPAKGGAPRFVLVARLGKVKILNGSEVSPRERRESEIRYVRLVMGKMQSNDQEEIKRLHPRFAELKTFHGIEDEKPTSSTSGPQKMSSGLINITLKCVGASMGEKQPLTKKLPPTTTGCPLPQLLEEDTASLMELGIGSGASIVVDEES, translated from the exons atggccgccgccgccgccggcgaattCCGCCTGAGCCAGCACGTGCACGCCGCCGGAGACCCCCTCCGGGTAGGCACGGTGCGGTACCTCGGACCCGTCGAGGGTCATTCCGGAGAGTGGGTCGGCGTCGACTGGGACGATGGCACCGGGGGGCGGCACGACGGCTCGGTCGCCGGCCGCAGATACTTCGTCGCCGCGGGGGAGCGCTCGGCCTCCTTCGCGCGCCCCACTGCGCTCAGCGAAGGGATCTCGCTCCCGGACGCGCTCCGCCTCCGCTACCGCGTCGAGGACTTCACCAAGGAGGAACAGG ATGAAATGTATGTCTTCTCAACAAGCCAGAAGCGTGTGTCAGTTGAATTCGTTGGCCAGAACAAGGTTCAGGAGAAGCTCAAGAACTTCAACGACCTCAACAGTGCATCAGTCTCCTACATGGGAGTAAGCTCAATTGGACCACCAGATGAACTCAAGAGTTTGGTTCCAA ACCTCAGGCTTCTTGATTTAACTGGGAATCTGTTCTCGCAATGGCAA GATATATCGACTCTTTGTCAAACTCTGGAATCTCTAGAAGTTCTTAATTTGACAAACAATACCATGGAGAATGATATCATAGAAAGTCCAATGCTATATAATATCCGTATTTTGGTTCTCAACAACTGTGGAGTAACATGGGAACTG GTTGAAAAATTTAAAGTCTCATTTACACGTCTCAACGAACTCCATCTGATGTCGAATAAGCTGAAGATGATCATG ACTCCAGATGGAAAATTTGTGCAAGGTTTCAATACATTGCGGCTCTTGAATTTGGAGGACAATAATATTGATTCATGGGATGAAATTGTGAAATTATCTTATTTAAAATG TTTGGAACAACTCCATTTGAACAAAAACAGGATCAAGCATGTAAAGTATCCATCTAATCTTCCATCATATGGACGTCTTGATGATGCATCTGCTGTGCCATTTGAAAATCTGCAAGTCCTTTTGTTAG GTTCTAATGAGATCGAGGACTTTTCTTCAGTTGATTCTCTTAACCTCTTCCCAAGTTTAAGG GATGTCAGGCTTTCTGATAATCCTATAGCCGATCCTGCCAAGGGTGGTGCTCCTCGATTCGTGCTTGTTGCTCGGCTTGGCAAAGTTAAAATACTAAATGGCAGTGAG GTAAGCCCACGTGAACGGAGGGAATCAGAAATACG ATATGTTCGCCTTGTTATGGGAAAAATGCAATCAAATGACCAAGAAGAGATCAAACGGCTGCACCCTAG ATTTGCTGAACTGAAGACCTTTCATGGTATTGAAGATGAGAAACCAACTTCAAGCACATCAGGCCCCCAAAAGATGTCTTCGGGTCTTATAA ATATCACCTTGAAATGTGTGGGGGCATCTATGGGTGAAAAGCAACCATTGACAAAGAAGCTGCCTCCTACGACAACC GGATGCCCCCTACCACAACTCCTGGAGGAGGACACGGCTTCTCTGATGGAGCTTGGGATCGGTTCGGGAGCAAGCATCGTTGTGGACGAAGAGAGCTAG